In Leptotrichia sp. oral taxon 215 str. W9775, one genomic interval encodes:
- a CDS encoding undecaprenyl-diphosphate phosphatase, with protein MILDIVKVVLLSLVEGLTEFIPVSSTGHMIIVEQFLRLSENKQFVNAFEIIIQLGAILSVVVYYWHKIWPFSPKLSPRKRKEIIIMWIKIIVAVLPAVVLGLLFDDVIDEHLFNPMTVSVMLVVYGILLIWLESGKKRKEKYKTISELPILTAVEIGIFQCLAMVPGTSRSAATIIGGVLLGLNRVLATEFSFFLAIPTMLGATLLKVVKMGSGLSGYEWFLIALGFVLSFIFAYGVIKVFMNYIKKHDFKIFGYYRIIVGILILILFLTGVVK; from the coding sequence ATGATTCTAGACATTGTAAAGGTAGTTTTACTGAGCCTTGTGGAAGGGCTGACAGAGTTCATTCCTGTAAGCAGTACGGGACATATGATAATAGTGGAACAGTTTTTAAGGCTGTCGGAAAATAAGCAGTTTGTAAATGCCTTTGAAATAATAATACAGCTGGGGGCAATTCTTTCGGTAGTTGTGTATTACTGGCATAAAATATGGCCTTTTTCGCCAAAACTGTCACCGCGGAAGAGAAAAGAAATAATAATCATGTGGATAAAAATTATAGTGGCAGTACTGCCTGCAGTAGTTTTAGGACTGCTTTTTGATGATGTCATAGACGAACATCTGTTTAATCCAATGACAGTTTCGGTAATGCTTGTAGTATACGGAATTTTACTTATATGGCTGGAATCAGGGAAAAAAAGGAAGGAAAAGTATAAAACAATATCTGAACTTCCAATTTTAACAGCTGTAGAAATAGGAATTTTCCAATGCCTGGCAATGGTGCCCGGTACTTCAAGATCGGCAGCAACTATTATTGGTGGAGTCCTTCTTGGACTTAACAGGGTTCTTGCAACTGAATTTTCTTTCTTCCTGGCGATTCCTACAATGCTGGGGGCAACCCTTTTAAAAGTAGTTAAAATGGGATCGGGTCTAAGTGGCTACGAATGGTTCCTTATAGCTTTGGGATTTGTTTTATCTTTCATATTTGCTTATGGAGTAATAAAAGTATTTATGAATTATATTAAAAAACATGATTTCAAAATATTCGGATATTACCGTATCATAGTAGGGATACTTATTCTGATTTTATTCCTTACAGGAGTTGTAAAGTAA
- a CDS encoding coproporphyrinogen III oxidase gives MITANIDINKNKLEEFVRVLLPEYYEILSENTDKDICIDVNETLQLITVKTSVIIGGKTVKETELSYEKIGYDYFDQAEVMAKTSLLKLSGKEKEYKWGGLIGVRPTKIAGRFLNMGLSYEKIEEILKNIYFVSNEKIKLLLGIVKRQEKYLDRETIGVYIGVAFCPTKCTYCSFPAYLLKGKYAERYDEYIESLYNETAEIGKFSKEEKLKINTIYIGGGTPSILSAEEIEKLLLTVKENYDLQSLREFTFEAGRIDTLDRKKLEILKKHGVDKISINPQSFNEKTLKLVNRYHNREEFDNVYSIAKEIGLKINMDLILGLPGETTEDILHTLEEVEKYNPENLTIHNLAIKNASKLNKENYRHYIELDYEKIFNKISEVTGSKKLKPYYMYRQKNSFQWGENLGYSLEGEESIYNIEMIEENKTVIGIGAGAITKLIHYNETEKRNSIKRLVNPKDPLVWINELPVRLEEKKQALRKLFEKIDEK, from the coding sequence ATGATAACTGCAAATATAGACATAAATAAGAATAAACTGGAAGAATTTGTGAGGGTTCTTCTTCCTGAATACTATGAAATTTTATCTGAAAATACAGATAAAGACATATGTATAGATGTAAATGAAACTTTACAGTTAATAACAGTGAAAACCTCTGTTATTATTGGAGGTAAAACTGTAAAGGAAACAGAACTTTCTTATGAAAAAATAGGATATGACTATTTTGATCAGGCGGAAGTTATGGCAAAAACCTCCCTTCTGAAGCTTTCTGGAAAAGAGAAGGAATATAAATGGGGAGGACTTATCGGGGTAAGGCCTACAAAGATTGCCGGAAGATTTTTAAATATGGGACTTTCCTATGAAAAAATTGAAGAAATACTTAAAAATATATACTTTGTAAGTAACGAAAAGATAAAGCTGCTTCTCGGTATAGTGAAAAGACAGGAAAAATACCTCGACAGGGAAACAATAGGAGTTTACATTGGTGTAGCATTCTGTCCAACAAAATGTACCTACTGTTCATTTCCTGCGTATCTTCTGAAGGGAAAGTATGCAGAAAGATATGATGAATATATTGAGTCGCTTTACAATGAAACGGCTGAAATAGGGAAATTTTCAAAGGAAGAGAAATTAAAAATAAATACGATATACATTGGCGGGGGAACCCCGTCAATACTTTCTGCTGAAGAAATTGAAAAACTGCTTCTGACTGTAAAGGAAAATTATGATTTACAAAGTCTTAGAGAATTTACCTTTGAAGCAGGGAGAATTGACACTTTAGACAGGAAAAAACTTGAAATACTGAAAAAACATGGTGTGGATAAAATAAGTATAAATCCACAGAGTTTCAATGAAAAAACATTAAAGCTTGTAAACAGGTATCACAACAGGGAAGAATTTGACAATGTTTACAGTATAGCCAAGGAAATAGGACTTAAAATCAATATGGATTTAATTCTGGGCCTTCCAGGAGAAACTACTGAAGATATTTTACATACACTGGAGGAAGTGGAAAAATACAATCCTGAAAACCTTACAATTCATAATCTTGCCATAAAAAATGCAAGCAAACTGAATAAGGAAAATTACAGGCACTATATTGAACTTGATTATGAAAAAATTTTTAATAAGATAAGTGAAGTAACAGGAAGTAAGAAACTGAAACCTTACTATATGTATAGACAGAAAAACAGCTTTCAGTGGGGAGAAAACCTGGGATACTCACTGGAAGGAGAAGAATCTATCTATAATATTGAAATGATAGAGGAAAACAAGACTGTTATTGGAATAGGAGCAGGCGCAATAACAAAACTTATACATTATAATGAAACAGAAAAGAGAAACAGTATAAAAAGGCTTGTAAATCCCAAAGATCCGCTGGTATGGATAAATGAACTGCCTGTAAGGCTGGAGGAGAAAAAGCAGGCGTTAAGGAAATTGTTTGAAAAAATAGATGAAAAATAA